In one window of Nomascus leucogenys isolate Asia chromosome 1a, Asia_NLE_v1, whole genome shotgun sequence DNA:
- the IFNB1 gene encoding interferon beta, with protein sequence MTNKCLLQIALLLCFSTTALSMSYNLLGFLQRRSSFQCQKLLWQLNGKLEYCLKDRMNFDIPEEIKQLQQFQKEDAALTIYEMLQNIFAVFRQDLSSTGWNETIVENLLANVYHQIDHLKTVLEEKLEKEDFTRGKFMSSLHLKRYYGRILHYLKAKEYSHCAWTVVRVEILRNFFFINRLTGYLRN encoded by the coding sequence ATGACCAACAAGTGTCTCCTCCAAATTGCTCTCCTGTTGTGCTTCTCCACTACAGCTCTTTCCATGAGCTACAACTTGCTTGGATTCCTACAAAGAAGGAGCAGTTTTCAGTGTCAGAAGCTCCTGTGGCAATTGAATGGGAAGCTTGAATATTGCCTCAAGGACAGGATGAACTTTGACATCCCTGAGGAGATAAAGCAGCTGCAGCAGTTCCAGAAGGAGGACGCTGCACTGACCATCTATGAGATGCTCCAGAACATCTTTGCTGTTTTCAGACAAGATTTATCTAGCACTGGCTGGAATGAGACTATTGTTGAGAACCTCCTTGCTAATGTCTATCATCAGATAGACCATCTGAAGACAGTCCTGGAAGAGAAACTGGAGAAAGAAGATTTCACCAGGGGAAAATTCATGAGCAGTCTGCACCTGAAAAGATATTATGGGAGGATTCTGCATTACCTGAAGGCCAAGGAGTACagtcactgtgcctggactgTAGTCAGAGTGGAAATCCTCAGGAACTTTTTCTTCATTAACAGACTTACAGGTTACCTCCGAAACTGA